From a region of the Phragmites australis chromosome 21, lpPhrAust1.1, whole genome shotgun sequence genome:
- the LOC133902859 gene encoding uncharacterized protein LOC133902859 isoform X1 → MREDGEMTGRRPHLAAAPETPLDNEDILDQILLRLLPRPSSLPRSSLVCKRWRRLVSDPGFLRRFRAHHRKVPLLGYFAHDYQCGNICFVPALDPPDRIPTALFSLPINKRSNITGCRHGRVLVINRNRKFLVWDPVIGAQRQVYFPMAFRGDKYMSNGAVMCAAGDPGHVHGCCHSSPFQVVMLGHGAERLLACVYSSETDAWGNPISIMLPQNSMVVSADCPKNTLVGNSICWLLTGENVAILEFDLGRQSLALIEAPQDPYYNTFDSDDYQLMITPAEGGGLGFLALLGFNIWLWKRKTDSDGVVGWVLKNTIELSSVILPRPCVGRSPPAILGLAEDDNVMFLLIDGDGIFMINLDSTQFKKLPVDRSMYLHTCHPFTSFYPSGPLAFTLSPLPRMSGSA, encoded by the exons ATGAGGGAGGACGGCGAGATGACCGGCCGCCGTCCCCACTTGGCGGCAGCGCCGGAGACCCCGCTGGACAATGAAGACATCCTGGACCagatcctcctccgcctcctgccGCGGCCTTCCTCGCTTCCCCGCTCCTCCCTCGTCTGCAAGCGGTGGCGCCGCCTCGTCTCCGATCCCGGCTTCCTCCGCCGCTTCCGCGCCCACCACCGGAAGGTCCCTCTCCTCGGCTACTTCGCCCACGACTACCAATGCGGCAACATTTGCTTCGTTCCCGCACTGGATCCGCCGGACCGCATCCCCACCGCGCTCTTCTCCTTGCCAATTAACAAGCGCAGCAATATCACCGGCTGCCGCCACGGTCGCGTCCTTGTCATCAACAGGAATCGGAAGTTCCTGGTGTGGGATCCAGTCATCGGCGCCCAGCGACAAGTGTATTTTCCCATGGCGTTTCGTGGCGACAAGTACATGTCTAATGGGGCAGTTATGTGTGCTGCCGGCGACCCAGGCCACGTTCACGGGTGTTGCCACTCCAGCCCCTTCCAAGTGGTCATGCTTGGCCACGGCGCGGAACGGTTGTTGGCCTGCGTCTACTCATCCGAGACCGACGCATGGGGCAATCCCATCTCAATCATGTTGCCACAGAACAGCATGGTTGTTTCTGCCGATTGTCCCAAGAACACCCTGGTTGGGAATTCCATTTGTTGGTTGCTTACTGGTGAAAATGTTGCCATTCTTGAGTTTGATTTGGGTCGGCAAAGCCTAGCTCTTATAGAGGCACCACAGGATCCGTACTACAACACATTTGACAGTGACGACTACCAATTAATGATTACGCCTGCAGAAGGTGGTGGACTCGGCTTTCTCGCTTTATTAGGCTTCAACATTTGGTTATGGAAGAGGAAGACTGATTCTGATGGTGTTGTTGGGTGGGTGctcaaaaatactattgaaCTGAGCAGCGTTATTTTGCCGAGGCCATGTGTTGGTAGGTCCCCTCCAGCGATACTGGGGTTGGCTGAAGATGATAATGTGATGTTTCTATTGATTGATGGTGATGGCATCTTCATGATCAATCTTGATTCAACACAGTTTAAGAAACTTCCCGTAGACAGGAGCATGTACCTCCATACATGTCATCCATTCACAAGTTTCTACCCTTCAG GGCCTTTAGCTTTCACCTTGTCGCCACTTCCACGGATGTCTGGAAGCGCTTGA
- the LOC133902859 gene encoding uncharacterized protein LOC133902859 isoform X2 → MREDGEMTGRRPHLAAAPETPLDNEDILDQILLRLLPRPSSLPRSSLVCKRWRRLVSDPGFLRRFRAHHRKVPLLGYFAHDYQCGNICFVPALDPPDRIPTALFSLPINKRSNITGCRHGRVLVINRNRKFLVWDPVIGAQRQVYFPMAFRGDKYMSNGAVMCAAGDPGHVHGCCHSSPFQVVMLGHGAERLLACVYSSETDAWGNPISIMLPQNSMVVSADCPKNTLVGNSICWLLTGENVAILEFDLGRQSLALIEAPQDPYYNTFDSDDYQLMITPAEGGGLGFLALLGFNIWLWKRKTDSDGVVGWVLKNTIELSSVILPRPCVGRSPPAILGLAEDDNVMFLLIDGDGIFMINLDSTQFKKLPVDRSMYLHTCHPFTSFYPSGIYI, encoded by the exons ATGAGGGAGGACGGCGAGATGACCGGCCGCCGTCCCCACTTGGCGGCAGCGCCGGAGACCCCGCTGGACAATGAAGACATCCTGGACCagatcctcctccgcctcctgccGCGGCCTTCCTCGCTTCCCCGCTCCTCCCTCGTCTGCAAGCGGTGGCGCCGCCTCGTCTCCGATCCCGGCTTCCTCCGCCGCTTCCGCGCCCACCACCGGAAGGTCCCTCTCCTCGGCTACTTCGCCCACGACTACCAATGCGGCAACATTTGCTTCGTTCCCGCACTGGATCCGCCGGACCGCATCCCCACCGCGCTCTTCTCCTTGCCAATTAACAAGCGCAGCAATATCACCGGCTGCCGCCACGGTCGCGTCCTTGTCATCAACAGGAATCGGAAGTTCCTGGTGTGGGATCCAGTCATCGGCGCCCAGCGACAAGTGTATTTTCCCATGGCGTTTCGTGGCGACAAGTACATGTCTAATGGGGCAGTTATGTGTGCTGCCGGCGACCCAGGCCACGTTCACGGGTGTTGCCACTCCAGCCCCTTCCAAGTGGTCATGCTTGGCCACGGCGCGGAACGGTTGTTGGCCTGCGTCTACTCATCCGAGACCGACGCATGGGGCAATCCCATCTCAATCATGTTGCCACAGAACAGCATGGTTGTTTCTGCCGATTGTCCCAAGAACACCCTGGTTGGGAATTCCATTTGTTGGTTGCTTACTGGTGAAAATGTTGCCATTCTTGAGTTTGATTTGGGTCGGCAAAGCCTAGCTCTTATAGAGGCACCACAGGATCCGTACTACAACACATTTGACAGTGACGACTACCAATTAATGATTACGCCTGCAGAAGGTGGTGGACTCGGCTTTCTCGCTTTATTAGGCTTCAACATTTGGTTATGGAAGAGGAAGACTGATTCTGATGGTGTTGTTGGGTGGGTGctcaaaaatactattgaaCTGAGCAGCGTTATTTTGCCGAGGCCATGTGTTGGTAGGTCCCCTCCAGCGATACTGGGGTTGGCTGAAGATGATAATGTGATGTTTCTATTGATTGATGGTGATGGCATCTTCATGATCAATCTTGATTCAACACAGTTTAAGAAACTTCCCGTAGACAGGAGCATGTACCTCCATACATGTCATCCATTCACAAGTTTCTACCCTTCAG GTATCTATATATAG